One Mycobacterium sp. SMC-4 DNA window includes the following coding sequences:
- a CDS encoding glutamine synthetase family protein: protein MSAGTRGLLSRGELEELVAAGTIDTVLVAFCDMQGRLTGKRISARLFVEDVIEHGAECCNYLLAVDVDMNTVDGYAISSWEKGYGDMVMTPDMSTLRMVPWQPGTALVMADLSWTDASPVRQAPRGILRAQLDLLARRELDAIAATELEFMVFDTGFRDAWAAGYRDLTPATDYNIDYAMHASTRMEPLLRDIRLGMDGAGMFCEGVKGECNLGQQEIGFRYDKALVTCDNHTIYKNGAKEIADQHGKSLTFMAKFDEREGNSCHIHISFRGQDGSPVFADDSDELGMSPMFRSFIAGQLATLREFTLFYAPNINSYKRFAEGSFAPTAVAWGLDNRTCALRVVGHGPGMRMENRAPGGDVNQYLAVAALIAGGLYGIDNELELGDAVDGNAYTSGADRLPTTLGEAVELFEHSRIARDAFGDDVVEHYVNNARVELKAFNSAVTDWERFRGFERL, encoded by the coding sequence ATGAGCGCAGGCACACGCGGATTGCTGTCCAGGGGCGAGCTCGAGGAGCTGGTCGCTGCCGGAACCATCGACACGGTCCTGGTGGCGTTCTGCGATATGCAGGGGCGGCTGACCGGCAAGCGGATCTCGGCTCGGTTGTTCGTCGAGGATGTGATCGAGCACGGCGCCGAATGCTGCAACTATCTGCTGGCCGTCGACGTGGACATGAACACTGTCGACGGCTATGCGATCTCGAGCTGGGAAAAGGGTTACGGCGACATGGTGATGACGCCTGACATGTCCACTCTGCGGATGGTGCCCTGGCAGCCGGGCACCGCGCTGGTGATGGCAGACCTGTCGTGGACCGACGCCAGCCCTGTTCGGCAGGCGCCGCGCGGCATCCTGCGCGCGCAGCTCGACCTGCTCGCGCGGCGTGAACTCGACGCGATCGCCGCCACCGAACTCGAGTTCATGGTGTTCGACACGGGTTTTCGCGATGCCTGGGCGGCCGGCTACCGAGACCTGACCCCCGCCACCGACTACAACATCGACTACGCCATGCACGCGTCGACCCGGATGGAGCCACTGTTGCGCGATATCCGCCTCGGGATGGACGGCGCAGGCATGTTCTGCGAAGGCGTCAAAGGCGAGTGCAACCTGGGGCAGCAGGAGATCGGTTTCCGCTACGACAAGGCGCTGGTCACCTGCGACAACCACACGATCTACAAGAACGGCGCGAAGGAGATCGCCGACCAGCATGGTAAGAGCCTGACGTTCATGGCCAAATTCGACGAGAGGGAGGGCAACAGCTGTCACATCCACATCTCGTTTCGCGGTCAGGACGGGTCCCCGGTGTTCGCCGATGACAGCGACGAGCTCGGGATGTCGCCGATGTTCCGTAGCTTCATCGCCGGGCAACTGGCCACGCTGCGCGAATTCACTCTGTTTTATGCGCCGAACATCAACTCCTACAAGCGGTTTGCCGAGGGAAGTTTCGCGCCGACGGCGGTGGCCTGGGGGCTGGACAATCGCACCTGTGCGCTGCGGGTGGTCGGTCACGGCCCTGGCATGCGGATGGAGAACCGGGCCCCCGGCGGGGACGTGAATCAGTACCTGGCGGTCGCGGCGCTGATTGCCGGCGGCCTGTATGGCATCGACAACGAGCTCGAGCTCGGGGACGCGGTGGACGGCAACGCCTACACCAGCGGCGCCGACCGACTGCCCACCACGTTGGGGGAGGCGGTCGAGTTGTTCGAGCACTCGCGTATCGCCCGCGATGCGTTCGGCGACGACGTCGTCGAACACTACGTCAACAACGCGCGGGTGGAGCTGAAGGCATTCAACTCCGCCGTCACCGACTGGGAGAGGTTCCGCGGTTTTGAGCGTCTCTGA
- a CDS encoding gamma-glutamyl-gamma-aminobutyrate hydrolase family protein translates to MTTYLQQAQTGVWDVRASFLPAIYFEGVGLAGGIAVLLPPQPVDDAVTDRVLDSLDALVITGGRDVDPATYGHPRHPATDEPMPDSRARDAFELALVDAALRRGMPVLGICRGAQVLNVARGGTLHQHLPEVVGHTRHQQGNAVFSTSSIVTVPRTRVAALVGPSTDAQCYHHQAIDRLGDGLIVSAADSDGIIEAVETDPARYPDHWVVAVQWHPEERLDDLRLFAGLVGAAGAYAAQKTQKVSP, encoded by the coding sequence ATGACGACGTATCTGCAGCAGGCGCAGACCGGGGTCTGGGATGTGCGGGCCAGCTTCCTGCCGGCGATCTATTTCGAGGGCGTCGGTCTGGCCGGGGGCATCGCGGTGCTGTTACCGCCCCAGCCGGTCGACGATGCGGTCACCGACCGCGTCCTGGACAGTCTGGATGCCCTGGTGATCACCGGGGGCCGCGACGTCGATCCGGCCACCTACGGGCATCCACGCCATCCGGCCACCGACGAGCCGATGCCCGACAGTCGAGCCCGGGATGCGTTCGAGTTGGCGTTGGTAGATGCGGCGTTGCGTCGCGGGATGCCGGTGCTGGGGATCTGTCGCGGCGCGCAGGTGCTCAACGTCGCACGTGGCGGGACGCTGCACCAGCACCTGCCCGAGGTGGTCGGACACACCCGCCACCAGCAGGGCAACGCAGTGTTCAGCACGTCATCGATAGTCACCGTGCCGCGGACCCGGGTCGCTGCGCTCGTCGGTCCCAGCACCGATGCGCAGTGTTACCACCATCAGGCCATCGACCGGCTCGGTGACGGGCTGATCGTGTCGGCCGCCGACTCCGACGGCATCATCGAAGCCGTCGAGACCGACCCTGCCCGCTATCCCGACCATTGGGTGGTGGCTGTGCAGTGGCACCCCGAGGAACGCCTCGATGATCTGCGGCTGTTCGCCGGGTTGGTCGGCGCCGCGGGAGCCTATGCCGCCCAGAAGACACAGAAGGTGAGCCCATGA
- a CDS encoding aldehyde dehydrogenase: MTVSEVINPATEEVLRTVEHCDEAAVDDAVARAAVAQRIWARQAPAERAAALRAFAAVVDAHVEELATLEVANSGHPIGNARWEAGHVRDVLQYYAAAPERLSGKQIPVAGGWDVTFNEPLGVVAVITPWNFPMTIASWGFAPALAAGNAVLIKPAEWTPLTTIRLGELAREAGLPADLFQVLPGRGSVVGERFVTHPGVRKIVFTGSTEVGTRVMAGAARQVKRVTLELGGKSANIIFDDCDLERAAATAPYGVFDNAGQDCCARSRILVQRSVFDRFMELLEPAVQAVAVGDPRAEATEMGPLVSKKHFDTVSAYVPDDAPVAFRGVAPSGPGFWFPPTVLTPQRHDRTVTEEIFGPVVAVLPFDDEADAIAVANDTDYGLSGSIWTDNLSRALRVSRAIEAGNLSVNSHSSVRYSTPFGGFKQSGLGRELGPDAPLSFTEAKNVFIAVEEP, translated from the coding sequence ATGACCGTCAGCGAAGTCATCAATCCCGCGACCGAGGAAGTGCTGCGCACCGTCGAGCATTGTGACGAGGCCGCCGTCGATGACGCGGTCGCGCGGGCAGCTGTCGCACAGCGGATCTGGGCGCGCCAGGCGCCGGCCGAGCGTGCCGCGGCGCTGCGTGCGTTCGCCGCGGTGGTCGACGCCCATGTCGAGGAGCTGGCAACGCTGGAAGTCGCCAACTCGGGTCATCCGATCGGCAACGCGCGCTGGGAGGCCGGGCACGTGCGCGACGTCCTGCAGTATTACGCCGCCGCCCCGGAGCGGTTGTCCGGCAAGCAGATTCCGGTGGCCGGCGGCTGGGACGTGACGTTCAACGAACCGCTCGGGGTGGTAGCGGTCATCACGCCCTGGAACTTCCCGATGACGATCGCATCCTGGGGTTTCGCCCCGGCGCTGGCCGCCGGCAACGCGGTGCTGATCAAACCCGCCGAGTGGACGCCACTGACCACGATCCGGCTGGGTGAGCTGGCCCGCGAGGCAGGTCTGCCCGCCGACCTGTTCCAGGTGTTGCCGGGACGCGGATCGGTGGTGGGGGAGCGCTTCGTGACCCACCCGGGTGTGCGCAAGATTGTCTTCACCGGATCCACCGAGGTCGGGACCCGGGTGATGGCCGGCGCCGCCCGCCAGGTCAAGCGGGTCACCCTGGAGTTGGGTGGCAAGAGCGCCAACATCATCTTCGATGACTGTGACCTCGAGCGTGCTGCGGCCACCGCGCCGTACGGCGTATTCGACAACGCCGGGCAGGACTGCTGTGCGCGAAGTCGGATCCTGGTGCAGCGCAGTGTTTTCGACCGCTTCATGGAATTGCTGGAGCCGGCCGTGCAAGCGGTCGCCGTCGGTGACCCGCGTGCCGAGGCCACCGAGATGGGTCCGTTGGTGTCGAAGAAACACTTCGACACCGTGTCGGCGTATGTGCCCGACGATGCGCCGGTGGCCTTCCGGGGTGTGGCGCCGTCGGGCCCCGGATTCTGGTTTCCGCCGACGGTGCTGACCCCGCAACGCCACGACCGCACCGTCACCGAGGAGATCTTCGGGCCCGTGGTCGCGGTGCTTCCCTTCGACGACGAAGCCGACGCGATCGCGGTCGCCAACGACACCGACTACGGGCTGTCCGGTTCGATCTGGACCGACAACCTGTCCCGCGCGCTGCGGGTGTCGCGCGCCATCGAGGCGGGCAACCTGTCGGTCAACTCGCACTCCTCGGTGCGCTACAGCACGCCGTTCGGCGGATTCAAGCAGTCCGGTCTCGGTCGCGAGCTCGGACCCGATGCGCCGCTGTCCTTCACCGAGGCCAAGAACGTGTTCATCGCCGTAGAAGAGCCCTAG